The following proteins are co-located in the Spirosoma montaniterrae genome:
- a CDS encoding type I polyketide synthase, producing MHTSFQRSDLFVHQLVEEAVQANPEQIAVVFNEQTLTYRQLNEQADQLSQVINSVNSSAERIGISTTRGVEMVVGLLAILKAGKAYLPLDPAYPTQRLQEIISDSGLQTVVAAGSDATLFAELGLRIVDPSQRAKETPENVTVQQGSAAYVLYTSGSTGTPKGVSMGHAPLVNLLNWQRTQSVAGPATRTLQLAPLSFDVSFQEIFATLTTGGTLLLIDETLRLDLAALLSFIDKQGINRLFLPFVALQYLAEIAVTTNRFPSALREVMTAGEQLKITPQVAAFFAALPGCTLFNQYGPTECHVVTQLALTGDPATWPALPNIGKPIDNVTLYVLGETGAVLPDSETGELCFGGACVAEGYVNRPELTNEKFITLTLPNGLTERVYRTGDLGRRLPNGEIDFLGRRDDQVKIRGHRVELGEIEVVINRVQTIRQAVVVAREGADGQKRLIAYVVSASGHPDEIAVRRAVADQLPEFMMPSAFIWLSDLPKTTSGKVDRKKLPDPKRTRPASLGAYRKPRTDAERAITTIWTDLLQLDRVGTDDNFFELGGNSLLAQKTVAALLQRGYTLPITKLYQFPTAAGVANYVTRAVGVPMETRDVNIEATTNPSRVSTRVADDTDIAIIGMAGRFPGADSVDELWSILKDGRETVRFFSDTELDTTIPDSQRQDPLYVRARGVLNNADQFDAAFFGLTPTLAQLMDPQQRLFLEIAWETLEQTGYLTPKNTTQIGVFAGCGNNTYYLNNVRTRPDLIEQVGAFQVMSLNEKDYIASRTAYQLNLNGPAVSVYSACSTSLLAIAQAVQSLRSGQCELALAGGASLTAPINSGHTYQEGTMYSRDGHTRSFDADATGTVFSDGAGVVLLKPAAAARRDGDTIYAVIKGVGVNNDGGGKGSFMAPNAEGQAGAIRMALADAQVDPASISYVEAHGTATPLGDPIEVEGLTMAFGEQAEKQFCAIGSIKSNLGHLTQAAGVAGIIKTVLALQHRQLPASVGFSRPNPSIDFANSPFFVNTELTSWTSTSEEPRRAGVSSFGVGGTNVHVVLEEAGAVGPVTTESTRSRPLQLISWSAKTATSCDAYAQKLARFLQKQPSVALADVAYTLQTTRRNFQYRRFAIADSTEQLQAQLTANAASAPVDAPGETAFLFPGQGSQFVGMGKVLYDHETVFRQAIDTCAELLTDYIDLDIRQILYAAPGDAKAEQRLNNTRYTQPALFVTEYALAKLWMSWGIEPTLLCGHSVGEFVAAHLAGVFSLPDALRLVATRGRLISELPRGSMLSVRLNVDTVRSLLPDTLSIAALNSRNLCVVAGADEDIADFARLLDERDIPNRILATSHAFHSAMMDPVLTPFAELVGTITLHRPQKPIVSTLTGGYLTDAQATDPQYWARHLRETVRFADALDTIFATDNPILLEVGPGKAATTFARQQTTRKTTVILPGLDNQTDRLLVYQSVLTTLGQLWQAGLQPDWTSFYGEQLRTRIALPTYAFDRKRCWIEAAQPESVAIESIQAPAMPHQTNLITTQPYTPVMRIETLINRINELLEDASGLDMAGVDATLSFLEIGLDSLLLTQVAITLKNEFGVPITFRQLTSEFDTPARLAAHLDQVLPADAYRPATAPVNTPVAPALNGQAVLAQPLPTTPNPAIDLIAQQLHLLAQQVALLQGNSQPTPAPVTQSTKQPDKPASVVSVKMPDLTPEEEVELKKPFGATARIERQASGLTAKQADFLADLTERYNRKTARSKAYAQQHRAQMADPRVVTGFRPLTKEIVYPLVVNRSKGSRLWDIDGNEYIDALNGFGSNMLGYQPDLIKQALHDQIENGFEVGPQHELAGEVCQMICQLTGADRAALCSTGSEAVLGTMRIARTITGRSLIVAFTGSYHGINDEVLVRGTKKLKSFPAAPGIMPEAVQNMLILEYGTDESLRIIRERAHELAAVLVEPVQSRRPEFVPVEFLKKVRAITAASGTALIFDEVITGFRSHPGGAQALFGIRADLASYGKVVGAGIPIGVIAGKREFMDALDGGFWQYGDASVPEIGVTYFAGTFVRHPLALAAAKASLTYMLEQGPSLQEKLTQKAAYLANALNAIAEKRQLPLFAAQFGSLWKLKFKEELQYGELIFTLMREKGIHVWDGFPCFITEAHTNDEINTIISYFADSFDELIDAGFLPALSKPIAKTAENGLFFAPDAPPVSGARLGRDPNGKPAWFIENPDLPGKFLQVDLTTDDGTHYQPNPYSG from the coding sequence ATGCACACATCGTTTCAACGTTCTGACCTTTTCGTTCATCAACTCGTTGAAGAGGCTGTTCAGGCCAATCCTGAACAGATAGCCGTTGTATTCAATGAACAAACCCTGACGTATCGGCAACTGAATGAACAGGCCGACCAGCTTAGTCAGGTCATTAATAGCGTTAATTCGTCTGCCGAACGCATAGGCATCAGCACAACGCGCGGTGTAGAGATGGTAGTTGGCCTACTGGCTATTCTGAAAGCCGGTAAAGCTTACCTGCCCCTCGACCCGGCTTACCCGACGCAACGTCTTCAGGAAATTATCAGCGATTCGGGTCTGCAAACGGTTGTGGCAGCAGGCAGCGATGCCACCTTGTTTGCTGAGCTTGGACTGCGGATTGTTGACCCCAGTCAACGCGCCAAGGAGACGCCTGAAAACGTTACTGTTCAACAGGGTAGTGCGGCCTATGTGCTGTACACCTCCGGCTCGACCGGTACGCCCAAAGGCGTTTCAATGGGCCACGCCCCACTGGTGAACCTGCTGAACTGGCAGCGCACGCAGTCTGTGGCCGGGCCAGCTACCCGAACGCTGCAACTGGCTCCGCTTAGCTTCGACGTATCGTTTCAGGAAATTTTTGCTACGCTGACCACAGGCGGCACGCTGCTGCTCATCGATGAAACCTTACGGCTGGATTTAGCTGCCCTGCTCTCATTTATTGACAAGCAAGGCATTAACCGGCTGTTTTTGCCGTTCGTGGCGTTGCAGTATCTCGCCGAAATAGCCGTAACAACCAACCGGTTTCCATCGGCTTTGCGCGAGGTGATGACCGCCGGGGAGCAACTGAAAATCACGCCCCAGGTAGCTGCCTTTTTCGCGGCTCTGCCCGGTTGTACGCTGTTCAATCAGTATGGCCCGACCGAATGCCACGTCGTTACGCAACTCGCCCTGACCGGCGACCCGGCAACCTGGCCCGCCCTGCCCAACATTGGCAAACCCATCGACAACGTGACGCTCTATGTGCTGGGCGAAACCGGGGCCGTACTGCCCGATAGCGAAACGGGAGAACTATGTTTTGGTGGCGCATGTGTGGCCGAGGGCTATGTGAACCGGCCCGAACTGACTAACGAAAAATTCATAACACTCACGTTGCCCAATGGGCTAACAGAACGCGTTTACCGAACCGGCGATCTGGGCCGACGCCTGCCCAACGGTGAAATCGATTTTTTGGGTCGGCGCGACGATCAGGTTAAAATTCGCGGTCATCGGGTCGAACTGGGCGAAATTGAGGTGGTCATCAATCGGGTGCAGACCATCCGGCAGGCCGTAGTTGTAGCCCGCGAAGGAGCCGACGGGCAGAAACGGTTGATTGCCTATGTAGTATCGGCAAGCGGGCACCCCGACGAAATCGCCGTGCGCCGGGCCGTGGCCGATCAACTGCCGGAGTTTATGATGCCGTCGGCGTTTATCTGGCTGAGCGACCTGCCCAAAACGACGAGTGGTAAAGTAGACCGCAAAAAACTACCTGATCCCAAACGCACACGGCCTGCCTCGCTGGGGGCGTATCGCAAACCCAGAACCGACGCCGAACGAGCCATTACAACCATCTGGACCGATCTGCTCCAACTCGACCGGGTAGGCACCGACGATAATTTCTTTGAACTGGGTGGCAACTCCCTTTTGGCGCAGAAAACCGTAGCGGCCCTGCTACAACGCGGCTATACACTGCCCATCACCAAACTTTACCAGTTCCCAACGGCGGCTGGCGTAGCGAACTATGTAACGCGGGCGGTTGGCGTTCCGATGGAAACCCGCGATGTTAACATAGAAGCTACAACTAATCCATCGCGGGTTTCCACCCGCGTTGCTGACGACACGGACATTGCCATTATTGGCATGGCCGGACGTTTTCCGGGGGCTGATTCGGTTGACGAACTCTGGAGCATACTGAAAGACGGGCGCGAAACCGTCCGGTTTTTCAGCGATACCGAATTAGATACCACCATCCCTGATTCGCAGCGGCAAGACCCCCTCTACGTAAGAGCGAGGGGCGTGTTGAACAACGCCGATCAATTCGATGCCGCATTTTTTGGCCTGACGCCCACGTTGGCCCAGTTGATGGACCCGCAACAGCGGCTTTTTCTGGAAATCGCCTGGGAAACGCTGGAACAGACCGGCTATCTGACCCCAAAAAACACAACTCAGATTGGTGTATTTGCGGGCTGCGGCAATAATACGTACTACCTCAACAACGTCAGAACCCGGCCTGATCTGATTGAGCAGGTGGGTGCATTTCAGGTCATGAGCCTGAATGAGAAAGATTACATCGCATCGCGAACGGCTTATCAGTTGAATCTGAATGGCCCGGCAGTGAGCGTCTATTCAGCCTGCTCAACCTCGCTGCTGGCAATTGCCCAGGCCGTTCAGAGCCTGCGTAGTGGGCAGTGCGAGCTGGCTCTGGCAGGCGGGGCCAGCCTGACCGCCCCTATCAACAGCGGGCATACTTATCAGGAAGGAACCATGTACAGCCGCGACGGGCATACGCGCTCGTTCGATGCCGACGCCACCGGAACGGTTTTCAGCGACGGAGCGGGCGTGGTACTGCTCAAACCGGCGGCTGCGGCCCGGCGCGATGGCGACACTATTTACGCAGTCATCAAAGGCGTCGGCGTCAATAACGACGGTGGTGGTAAAGGCAGTTTTATGGCCCCCAACGCCGAAGGACAGGCCGGAGCCATTCGGATGGCACTGGCCGACGCGCAGGTAGACCCGGCCAGCATTAGCTACGTAGAAGCACATGGTACGGCCACTCCGCTGGGCGACCCGATTGAAGTTGAGGGATTGACGATGGCGTTCGGCGAGCAGGCCGAAAAACAGTTCTGTGCCATTGGTTCCATCAAAAGTAATCTCGGACACCTTACGCAGGCGGCTGGCGTGGCCGGGATAATCAAAACGGTTCTGGCTCTGCAACACCGTCAGTTACCGGCATCGGTCGGTTTCTCCAGACCAAATCCATCCATCGACTTCGCTAATAGTCCGTTTTTTGTCAACACAGAACTAACAAGCTGGACGTCAACTTCTGAAGAGCCTCGTCGGGCGGGCGTTAGTTCGTTCGGCGTGGGCGGCACCAACGTGCATGTGGTATTGGAAGAAGCCGGAGCGGTTGGTCCAGTGACGACGGAGTCGACCCGTTCGCGACCGCTTCAATTGATTAGCTGGTCGGCAAAAACAGCCACGAGTTGCGACGCTTACGCCCAGAAATTAGCCCGTTTTCTGCAAAAACAACCCAGCGTCGCACTCGCCGACGTAGCGTACACCCTGCAAACAACCCGGCGTAATTTCCAGTATCGGCGGTTCGCTATTGCCGATTCTACAGAACAGCTACAGGCGCAGCTTACGGCAAATGCTGCATCGGCACCGGTCGATGCGCCCGGCGAAACAGCGTTTCTGTTTCCGGGACAAGGCTCGCAGTTTGTCGGTATGGGCAAGGTGTTGTACGACCACGAAACCGTGTTTCGGCAGGCAATCGACACTTGCGCCGAGCTACTGACCGATTATATAGACCTTGACATTCGGCAGATTCTCTATGCAGCACCGGGCGACGCCAAAGCCGAGCAACGCCTGAATAACACCCGCTACACCCAACCCGCGCTGTTTGTTACGGAGTACGCGCTGGCGAAACTCTGGATGAGTTGGGGCATCGAGCCTACGCTGTTGTGTGGGCATAGTGTGGGCGAATTTGTAGCGGCTCACCTCGCAGGCGTATTTAGTCTGCCCGACGCGCTCCGGCTGGTTGCCACACGCGGACGACTTATCAGCGAATTACCACGCGGCAGCATGTTGTCGGTGCGCCTGAATGTCGATACGGTTCGGTCGCTGCTGCCCGATACGCTCTCGATAGCGGCTCTCAACAGCCGAAACCTCTGCGTAGTAGCGGGGGCCGATGAAGACATTGCCGACTTTGCCCGTCTGCTCGATGAGCGCGATATTCCAAACCGAATTCTGGCTACGAGTCATGCCTTTCATTCGGCAATGATGGACCCGGTGCTTACACCATTCGCCGAATTGGTTGGTACAATCACGTTACACCGACCACAAAAGCCGATTGTTTCGACGCTGACGGGCGGCTACCTGACCGACGCCCAGGCTACCGACCCGCAATACTGGGCGCGACACCTGCGCGAAACCGTCCGATTTGCCGATGCGCTCGATACTATTTTTGCGACCGATAACCCGATCCTGCTGGAAGTTGGCCCCGGCAAGGCAGCAACAACATTCGCCCGGCAGCAAACGACCAGAAAAACCACCGTTATTTTACCCGGTCTTGATAATCAGACGGATAGATTGTTGGTATACCAGTCTGTACTTACTACGCTGGGCCAGCTCTGGCAGGCAGGGCTGCAACCCGACTGGACCAGCTTCTACGGCGAACAGTTGCGCACCCGCATCGCATTACCTACCTATGCCTTCGACCGTAAACGTTGCTGGATTGAAGCCGCGCAACCTGAATCCGTCGCGATAGAGTCCATACAAGCACCGGCTATGCCGCACCAGACCAACCTAATCACTACTCAACCGTACACACCAGTTATGCGCATCGAAACGCTCATCAATCGTATCAACGAGTTGCTCGAAGACGCGTCGGGCCTCGACATGGCAGGCGTTGACGCAACGCTCAGTTTCCTGGAAATTGGCCTCGATTCGCTGCTACTCACGCAGGTAGCCATTACACTGAAAAACGAATTTGGCGTACCCATTACATTCCGGCAACTGACCAGCGAGTTCGATACGCCCGCCCGGCTGGCTGCGCACCTCGATCAAGTCTTGCCCGCCGATGCATATCGACCAGCTACCGCGCCAGTCAACACGCCTGTTGCGCCCGCACTGAACGGTCAGGCGGTATTGGCACAGCCGTTGCCCACAACCCCTAATCCGGCTATTGATCTGATTGCACAGCAGTTGCATTTGCTGGCACAGCAGGTTGCGCTGTTGCAGGGTAATTCGCAACCAACGCCCGCGCCAGTTACTCAGTCAACGAAACAGCCGGATAAGCCCGCCAGCGTTGTGTCGGTAAAAATGCCGGACTTGACGCCCGAAGAAGAAGTCGAGCTAAAAAAACCCTTCGGAGCTACGGCCCGCATCGAACGGCAGGCATCGGGACTGACAGCCAAACAGGCCGATTTTCTGGCCGACCTGACGGAGCGATATAACCGCAAAACAGCCCGTAGCAAAGCTTACGCCCAGCAACACCGCGCCCAGATGGCCGACCCCCGCGTGGTGACGGGCTTCCGACCGTTAACCAAAGAAATCGTGTATCCGTTAGTGGTTAACCGCTCGAAGGGTAGCCGCCTGTGGGATATCGACGGCAATGAATACATCGACGCGCTCAATGGGTTTGGCTCGAATATGTTGGGCTATCAGCCTGACCTGATTAAGCAGGCGTTGCATGACCAAATTGAAAACGGCTTTGAAGTTGGTCCACAACACGAACTGGCGGGCGAAGTTTGCCAGATGATTTGCCAACTGACCGGTGCCGACCGGGCCGCGCTGTGCAGCACCGGGTCGGAAGCCGTGCTGGGTACGATGCGGATTGCCCGCACCATTACGGGGCGATCACTGATTGTGGCTTTTACGGGGTCGTATCACGGCATCAACGACGAGGTGCTGGTACGCGGCACCAAAAAGCTGAAGTCGTTTCCGGCGGCTCCCGGTATCATGCCCGAAGCCGTGCAGAACATGCTGATTCTGGAATACGGCACCGACGAAAGTCTACGCATCATCCGCGAGCGGGCACACGAATTGGCGGCTGTGCTGGTAGAGCCGGTACAAAGCCGCCGACCAGAGTTTGTACCTGTTGAGTTTCTGAAAAAAGTGCGGGCCATCACGGCAGCGTCGGGAACGGCTTTGATTTTCGACGAGGTCATCACAGGCTTCCGGTCGCATCCGGGTGGGGCGCAGGCTTTATTTGGTATTCGGGCTGATCTGGCGTCGTATGGTAAGGTTGTGGGTGCCGGTATTCCCATCGGCGTTATAGCCGGTAAGCGCGAATTCATGGATGCCCTCGATGGTGGTTTCTGGCAATATGGCGACGCATCGGTGCCGGAAATTGGCGTTACCTACTTTGCCGGTACGTTTGTGCGGCATCCGCTTGCGCTGGCGGCAGCAAAGGCATCGCTCACCTACATGCTTGAGCAGGGGCCATCGCTTCAGGAAAAATTAACGCAAAAAGCAGCGTATCTGGCTAATGCGCTGAATGCTATCGCGGAAAAGCGGCAGTTACCGCTATTTGCAGCCCAATTCGGTTCGCTCTGGAAATTAAAATTCAAGGAGGAGTTACAATATGGTGAACTTATATTTACGCTCATGCGTGAAAAAGGCATCCATGTTTGGGATGGCTTCCCTTGTTTTATCACCGAAGCGCATACCAATGACGAAATAAATACGATAATTTCCTATTTTGCAGATAGTTTTGACGAACTAATTGATGCTGGCTTCTTGCCGGCGTTGTCGAAACCAATTGCTAAAACGGCAGAAAACGGGCTATTTTTCGCACCAGATGCGCCACCGGTTTCGGGTGCGCGGTTAGGTCGTGACCCGAATGGCAAGCCGGCCTGGTTCATCGAAAATCCTGATCTGCCGGGTAAATTTTTGCAAGTTGATCTAACTACTGATGACGGAACGCACTACCAACCTAATCCTTACAGCGGTTGA
- a CDS encoding non-ribosomal peptide synthetase yields the protein MTERTTNLILTAVDFDPFAGPELVQVISSTEPQTEIWLACQLGGDDANRSFNESVSLRFRGTLSRVAFEQAFRALVQRHEGLRSAFSADGRQICIFGEVPVDFTFVDASGEKPDDQTKRLADYVRGDIDHAFDLQNGPLVKGGLIRLSETDHHFTFTAHHIVCDGWSLGILLQDLGQLYSAYARQSTPNLPPPERFSTYATEQLSFSQSAEYQKIEQFWLNQYADSIPVLNLPTDAPRPVLRSYAGDRADYALDDRLVKAVRQMGIKAGCSFVTTLMASFEVLLSRLSGQQDIVLGLPAAGQSATGHLRLIGHCVNLLPLRSRPVGTLPFRDFLKQRKTGLLDALEHQRLTFGSLLKKMRVPRDTSRIPLVPVVFNVDMGLDNDVHFEGLTYQFISNPRSASTFELSLNATGSDQHLVLEWAYNTNLFRPETIRRFHKQFEKLLQTVVENPDIQLQDIDLNIAETTGLAAVSQSATAVSYPREKSLHTLISETASQFPDKVALRFGNDTLTYRALDERANQLAHCLIETGVRPGEFVGLAVDRSLDLIVSLLAILKTGAAYVPVDPQHPAERIEFMLADASCRVLVTSETYHNRTKLPVREVNLADAKPMLARFPTTPPTIPSSGQDLAYVLYTSGTTGRPKGALIRHHSVVNVLLHVQQTQHLTPADVTLTMATIAFDLSTVEIYTALITGMELVVVDTATARDGQAVAQLLQDRRVTFLQTTPATWRLLLETGWSGNKNLKAIACAEALPADLSRKLLALCRSLWNYYGPTETTIYATGKHITDPDEPINIGQPIANTQVYFIDEQLRQLPDGEAGELCIAGDGLANGYLNQPELTAQKFVQNPFAQQTNERLYRTGDLGKRLPNGDIQYLGRVDQQVKIRGHRIEVAEVEHQLLAQPGVKNAVVMAREDTPGDQRLVAYVVPGYPIVDSDAQIRVWREGIKRMLPDYMLPSHIVLLSELPVTANGKIDRKALPRPNQQPERAALPTEPQTDEEQLVASVWQDVLGMKTINIDANFFELGGHSLIAVQVMNRLEKHTGRRLPLSSLFEYPTIRKLAELIQPEKPVMTWKSLVAIKPQGSKAPLYVIHGIGLNLLNFSSLIKNLDAEQPIYGLQARGLDGTEEPLDSMEAIAHCYIQEVLEQNPDGPYAIAGYSFGGYVAYEMAQQLTAMGKEIKMLAMFDTDAQALAAQHTKGARLIWRIGRQFPKLLWVLRSFIKHPKETIDYQKNYFIWRFKDFGEKLGLYKEELPEGELAHMDRIMAKHEAAFNNYALRPYNGTLDLFRAMTRLYFVDDYTHLGWREFALKGVRVHDVPGDHETIMNPPNDVALAKALQKALDNR from the coding sequence ATGACGGAACGCACTACCAACCTAATCCTTACAGCGGTTGATTTCGATCCGTTTGCTGGCCCTGAATTAGTTCAGGTTATCTCGTCAACTGAACCTCAAACTGAAATTTGGCTCGCCTGCCAACTCGGTGGCGACGATGCCAATCGGTCGTTCAATGAATCAGTATCACTCCGCTTTCGGGGTACGCTGAGCCGGGTGGCGTTTGAGCAGGCGTTCCGGGCGTTGGTTCAGCGGCACGAGGGACTGCGGTCGGCATTCAGTGCAGATGGTCGTCAGATTTGCATCTTCGGCGAAGTTCCTGTCGATTTTACGTTTGTCGACGCTTCGGGCGAAAAACCCGACGACCAAACGAAGCGTTTAGCCGACTACGTGCGGGGCGACATCGACCACGCGTTCGATCTGCAAAACGGCCCGCTGGTGAAAGGTGGGCTGATCCGGCTATCGGAAACTGACCATCATTTTACGTTCACGGCTCATCACATCGTTTGCGACGGCTGGTCGCTGGGTATTCTGTTGCAGGACTTAGGCCAGCTTTATTCGGCTTATGCCCGGCAATCGACGCCCAACCTGCCCCCGCCCGAACGGTTCAGCACGTATGCAACTGAGCAACTCTCTTTCTCACAAAGTGCTGAATATCAAAAAATTGAACAGTTCTGGCTCAATCAGTACGCCGATTCGATACCCGTACTGAACCTGCCTACCGACGCGCCCCGCCCGGTGTTGCGTAGCTACGCAGGCGACCGGGCCGATTACGCGCTTGACGACAGGTTGGTAAAAGCCGTTCGGCAGATGGGTATCAAAGCCGGTTGCAGTTTCGTGACAACCCTCATGGCGTCGTTCGAGGTGCTGCTATCCCGGCTCAGTGGTCAGCAAGACATCGTGCTTGGTTTACCCGCAGCCGGGCAGTCGGCAACGGGTCATCTGCGCCTGATTGGGCACTGCGTAAACCTGCTGCCACTACGGAGCCGCCCGGTTGGTACGCTGCCATTTCGGGACTTTTTGAAACAACGCAAAACCGGCCTGCTCGACGCGCTTGAACACCAGCGGCTTACGTTCGGAAGTTTACTCAAGAAAATGCGCGTGCCCCGCGATACCTCGCGCATTCCGTTGGTGCCGGTGGTGTTTAACGTCGATATGGGGCTCGACAATGATGTTCATTTTGAGGGACTTACCTATCAATTCATCAGCAACCCCCGCTCGGCGTCAACGTTCGAGCTATCGCTCAATGCAACGGGGTCCGACCAGCATTTAGTGCTGGAATGGGCCTACAATACCAATCTGTTTCGACCCGAAACCATCCGGCGTTTTCACAAACAATTTGAAAAATTACTGCAAACGGTAGTCGAAAATCCCGACATACAGTTGCAGGATATTGATCTGAACATTGCTGAAACAACGGGGCTGGCAGCGGTTTCGCAATCCGCTACGGCGGTATCTTATCCGAGAGAAAAATCGTTGCATACGCTCATCAGTGAAACCGCCAGCCAGTTTCCTGATAAGGTGGCCCTGCGCTTCGGCAACGATACGCTGACATACCGCGCGTTGGACGAACGCGCGAATCAACTGGCTCACTGCCTGATTGAAACGGGCGTTCGGCCCGGCGAATTTGTTGGCTTAGCCGTCGACCGCTCGCTCGACCTGATTGTCAGTTTGTTGGCAATTCTAAAAACAGGTGCGGCCTATGTACCCGTCGATCCGCAGCATCCGGCTGAGCGGATCGAGTTTATGCTGGCCGATGCATCATGCCGGGTTTTGGTGACGTCGGAAACTTACCACAATCGAACAAAGCTCCCTGTTCGGGAAGTGAATTTGGCCGATGCAAAGCCTATGCTGGCGCGGTTTCCGACAACGCCCCCCACGATACCCTCATCGGGGCAGGATTTGGCATATGTGCTATACACGTCGGGCACAACGGGCCGCCCCAAAGGTGCGCTGATTCGACACCACAGCGTCGTTAATGTGTTGTTGCACGTTCAGCAAACGCAGCACCTCACCCCTGCCGACGTGACGCTGACAATGGCAACTATTGCCTTCGACTTATCGACAGTTGAAATTTATACGGCACTGATTACGGGCATGGAATTGGTGGTAGTTGACACGGCCACGGCCCGCGATGGGCAAGCGGTGGCTCAACTGCTTCAGGATAGGCGCGTTACGTTTCTGCAAACTACACCCGCTACCTGGCGGTTGCTGCTCGAAACGGGCTGGTCGGGCAACAAAAACCTGAAAGCAATTGCCTGCGCCGAAGCCCTTCCTGCCGATCTGTCCCGAAAACTGCTGGCGTTGTGCCGGTCGCTCTGGAATTACTACGGCCCTACCGAAACCACAATTTACGCCACGGGTAAGCATATCACTGACCCCGACGAACCCATCAACATCGGTCAGCCGATTGCCAACACGCAGGTCTATTTTATTGATGAACAACTGCGTCAACTGCCCGATGGCGAAGCAGGCGAACTTTGTATTGCAGGCGACGGGCTGGCAAACGGCTACCTGAATCAGCCCGAACTAACGGCCCAAAAATTTGTTCAGAACCCCTTTGCCCAACAAACCAACGAACGGCTATATCGCACCGGCGACCTCGGCAAACGCCTGCCCAACGGCGACATTCAGTATCTGGGGCGCGTTGACCAGCAGGTCAAAATTCGTGGACACCGGATTGAAGTAGCCGAAGTAGAGCATCAGCTTCTGGCACAGCCGGGCGTAAAAAATGCCGTGGTAATGGCCCGCGAAGATACGCCCGGCGATCAGCGGTTAGTGGCCTACGTAGTTCCCGGCTACCCCATTGTTGATAGTGACGCCCAAATTCGGGTCTGGCGCGAGGGTATCAAGCGCATGTTGCCCGACTATATGCTGCCCAGCCACATCGTGCTGCTATCGGAACTGCCCGTTACGGCCAACGGGAAGATTGACCGGAAAGCGTTGCCTCGTCCGAATCAGCAACCTGAGCGGGCGGCTTTGCCAACAGAACCACAAACGGATGAGGAACAGTTGGTGGCGTCTGTCTGGCAGGATGTGTTAGGGATGAAGACGATCAACATCGACGCGAATTTCTTTGAGTTGGGGGGGCATTCGCTGATTGCTGTGCAGGTGATGAACCGACTCGAAAAGCATACGGGCCGTCGATTACCGCTATCGTCGTTATTTGAATATCCTACAATTCGAAAGTTAGCCGAACTGATTCAACCTGAGAAACCCGTCATGACCTGGAAATCACTCGTTGCTATCAAGCCGCAGGGCAGCAAAGCACCGCTTTACGTTATCCACGGCATCGGCCTTAACCTGCTCAACTTCAGCAGTCTTATCAAAAATTTGGACGCCGAACAGCCAATATATGGCCTTCAGGCACGAGGACTCGACGGCACCGAGGAGCCATTGGATAGCATGGAAGCCATTGCGCATTGCTACATTCAGGAGGTGCTGGAGCAAAACCCCGACGGTCCTTACGCCATTGCGGGCTATTCATTCGGGGGCTACGTAGCCTACGAGATGGCCCAGCAATTGACAGCCATGGGTAAGGAAATCAAGATGTTGGCTATGTTCGACACCGACGCACAGGCGTTGGCGGCCCAACACACCAAAGGTGCCCGGCTTATCTGGCGCATCGGGCGGCAGTTCCCCAAGCTACTGTGGGTTCTGCGGTCGTTTATAAAGCACCCAAAAGAAACAATCGATTATCAGAAAAATTACTTTATCTGGCGATTCAAAGACTTTGGTGAGAAATTAGGATTGTACAAGGAAGAACTTCCTGAAGGCGAACTGGCTCATATGGACCGCATCATGGCGAAGCATGAGGCCGCTTTCAACAACTACGCCCTGCGACCCTACAACGGAACGCTCGACCTGTTTCGGGCAATGACCCGCCTGTATTTCGTGGACGACTACACCCACTTAGGCTGGCGCGAATTTGCCCTGAAAGGCGTTCGGGTTCACGATGTACCGGGCGATCACGAAACCATTATGAATCCACCCAATGACGTAGCTCTCGCCAAAGCGTTACAAAAAGCGTTAGATAACCGCTGA